In Spartobacteria bacterium, the genomic stretch GCAGGCCAATATCGCCGCCATTGCGTTCAGTGCCAATCCGGCTTTTGTGGTGCTGTTTTCGCCATGGATTCTGCACGAAAAGCTGACGAAGCGTAAGATTGCCGGAGTGATGGTCGGGCTTTCTGGTATACTTATTTTTGCGTTCAAGGATGGTCGGCTGGATGTGGGATCTTTGCGGGGATTGTTTCTGATGACGGTCGCGTTGGTATCCTTTGCCATGTATACAGTGCTCTCTAAGAAGGTGATGCATCGTTACGGCGCAGTGCTCTTGCTGTGTCTGGCGTCGCTTATCGGTGGCATACTGCTGTTGCCGGTTTCATGGATGGTGGAAGGCAGTCCGGTGCCCTGCCTGTGTAGCTGTTCATGGTCGGGCATTTTGTATTTGAGTGTCTTTGGAACCGCTCTGGGTTATTGGCTTTTTTTCTTTGGGGTTATCAATGTGGGCGCAACGCGGGGATCGATGTTCTTTTTTCTTAAGCCGGCCATGGCGTCGGCCTTTGCATGGATGTTTCTGGGCGAGGTGGTCACTCCACGTATTGTAACGGGTTCTTTGCTGGTGATTGCCGCGCTGATTTGCGTGTTGATGCCGGCTCGGAAAGGAAAGAGTTAAGAGGGTACCATGGGTGAAACAGCATATGGCTGCCTGCCTGATTATAATGGGAACTCGATTGTTAATGTTCTGGCGTCGCTGATCAACGGATGCGGCGGGCTCTCGCCCCATGCCGAATGCGACCATCTGTCGTCATCGTCTCTGTCGGAGTATCGTCATTGTACTTATCTTTTGGTGGATGGATTGGGATATCATCAACTGGTGCATTATTTGAAAAACCATCCCGGCAGTCCGTTCTTTGGAAAAAATGCCTATCACGTCATTGATACGGTTTTCCCGGCCACCACTGCCGCCGCTGTAACAAC encodes the following:
- a CDS encoding DMT family transporter, whose protein sequence is MISSIKKHWGAADRELLKGYGALLMGMIFFSTIEVASKSLGTGVPPLLLASLRFIIAGLILLIPSVQLLRLRLEPLSWKDYAVAFGLGAFGVSFSIGVYHMAIPHLQANIAAIAFSANPAFVVLFSPWILHEKLTKRKIAGVMVGLSGILIFAFKDGRLDVGSLRGLFLMTVALVSFAMYTVLSKKVMHRYGAVLLLCLASLIGGILLLPVSWMVEGSPVPCLCSCSWSGILYLSVFGTALGYWLFFFGVINVGATRGSMFFFLKPAMASAFAWMFLGEVVTPRIVTGSLLVIAALICVLMPARKGKS